GTTGCTGGAGGTGGTGTAATCCTGGGGGGCCTTGCCACCACTTTCTTGGTGGCAGTTTTTTGCTACATAAGAGCTACGGGAAGACACAAGCCAGAGACAGTTGCTTGAACTTCCATTTGTACTTATGCATACTGTAAAGAAATCAATTAACAGAACATGATTTTCAATCTAAACTAGTGGAGATCTAATCCTTCTTTTGTTATTACTCTTTTTACCGTTATGTCATATCACACAAAATACTTCTCTTAAAAAGGATTATCAAACACCATCTGAATTTTTTCCCCCCATTTTTAAATGAATCCTTATCGAGGAACCACTTCTACAAGAATTTTTATAAGGGTCACAAAACTCTAGGAAATTTTTGGTATAAAAACCCCTTAAAACTATATTAAAGAGATATTTCTGAAAAGTAAGTTACCTAACTTAATTATCAGAGGCTCCCATCCATTGTGTGTTGTCATTATTTCAGTagtcttttcttttgttctctAAGTGCCCATTATTTTAGAGCATGTCTGAGATTGCGTTTGTGAGGCCTAAAAGTATTttaaacattcaaaaagtccgtttgaagaaaaaagtatttgtttggtaaaaaaattaaaagtgcttttaagggtttaaaaagcctaaaaattgttaaaacacatttttagcaaaagcttaaaaaaaaaatgaagcttttaagggtccaaaatgaagcttttacccaatttgacttaaaaattctatttctcaaacgcaatctcaaatagactCTTAGTCTGATCGAACAAAAGATCACATCAACAATAATTATTGTTCAATCCAACCATGCAAAAATTCACATCAACAAATCTAAAACCCAATTTCTAACCAAGAAATCACTAATCAGTCCGACACTAATCTtaaataaccaaaaaacaaTACATACAAATGCCGAAAATCCAAGGCATTTGTTCTTTTAGGCAAATAGTATCTTATGAATTCTTACCGGTGTTTgtatggagttttttttttttaattttttttttttttatctcaagTAGAAACATAACAACAAACCACAACAGAAACTACAAACTAGGGTGTAGGGACCTTTTCCAATAGTGATTGGGATGGAGGGAATAGGAATTAGGAAGGGGAAAATGGGAATCCAATTAGAAGGGCCCAGAACGTTTCAAGCCGCGGCCCAAATCCCACATGGATTTTGGTTCATTGGATCCCCTGACACGTGTTGTACAACTGGGCTCTTTGTTTAACcgacgcatatatatatatatatatatatatatactttgctTACTATAACAGTTACCTTTGACACGCGGATCGGCACAAAACTCCTCACATCCTCagcaaaaagtgaaaaaaaaaaaaacctcgaAACCTCGAAATCgatcagaaaaaaagaaagcggCAATGGCGAACGAGAAGACGGTGATGGCGGTCATCAGGGCAGCGAGGCCGTCCTTCCGCAACAACCACGACAAGATCGCATTCGCGGTCCACGCCTCCTTCCTCGCCTCCGGCTACGTTCTCACTGCCACCGGACCCGCCGCCTCCTCCGACACTGCCTTTTCCTCTCCGTCCACCGGTACTCCTCTCactctgctctctctctttttcttatctctctctctctctctctgagttcTCTCTGTAATTCTGATTATCTGAAAAACGGCCGGTCTTTTTGGCGCGTAGATGAGGTGGGCATGGACAACTGGCAGGAGCTAGACGATGAGTACGCGTTCGTGTATACGAACCCTGAGAAGGGTTCGAAGAAAGTGCTAGTGAAGTGCCTTGCGATGCACGATAAGTTACTGGTCGATGCTCTGGCTGAAGGGGCTTCCGAGCCGGTTCATCTAGAAATTAGGTTCGATTTTCCTTTACTCTCTCTGCATTCacaattggatatcttttgggTTTTctcgattttttttgttcatgtcCAGTTATGTGTTTTGTGGGGTTTGTTTATTGCAGTGTCGGAGACTATGCTGTAGAAAACGGGGGCACTAATTATTCTACGCGGTTCAAGAATCTGGAGGAGCTGGTAAAGAGTCTGGATGCTCTGATTCTGTCTAAATTGGACGGTTCTTCGCGACCCAGTTCAAGTAATGATTCAAGGTAATCGAGCTTAACCTGTTTGTAGCTTTGCTTTTTCTCATAGAGTCAATTATGTGTAGCAATTCAATTGTTCTTTCAGCGATCACTAGCGATGGGTTTCTTATGTTTTAGTGTATTGCATCTGAGGCTTGAACCCATCTCAGTTACTGATTTGAACTTTGTTTACTTGCCGAATGTATGTTCGTCTGGTTTTTCTCTCGGCTTCAAGATCTTGTTGTTTccataatgtaaaataaataagtcGGGgattctttgttgttttttgttctgCTATTGATTACTGTTCTTCACTTCATGCAAAGTTCAGATTATAGTGCTGACTCCTCCTGCTCCCAAGTTAATATGTTTCTTAGTTTTCTGCAAAAAACCATCGTTTTTTCCTAAAAAGCTATTCAATGATGTATTTCTCACGTATCATTATATAAACGCAGAATTGGAATTAGGAGATGTAGAGATGTTAAAACATTGAGAGTTTGAAGTCAACAATACTCACTTGAATCTCTTCTTTTTGGTGATCAGTTTTGATCTGAAACCATGCCTTTCACTGGAATGGAAttgttgatgatatatatagtaaaatattTTGGTAAATGTTCGGTCTGACCGAAGTTCTTGAACTTGTAACAGGATGACTTGCTCATCATATGTAGTTTAACCAGGTGAACATaagaattaagatttttttctttttctttttggaaggtaaaattgaaatttacaATGTGCCTCGTTATTTTGATGTGTGGTAAAAAAATGAGTAGGCATATCTTAAATTAAAACTGCAATATTTAAATTGTGCTGAAAGTATCTATCATGTCACCATTTTCTCTAGAATTTTGTTTTTCGTATGGGAACCTTGTAGTTGGTTTTGTGTGCGTGCCCTTTCaacacccccccacccccctctccctctctctttgcTCATacttctcttgttttttttttttttttctttaagcttCAGTTTGTTGCATctacaagaaataaagaaaggatGATTAGAAAATGGCCTAAATCTTTTCAAGACTCTTAAGATTATTTATTCTTCCGCCCCCCAACCCACAATAATCTTAGCATTCAAATGGAAAATCAATGCCAAAGGTTAAGCATCCAATATTTTTATGATGGGACATAAATAAGTTGATCAGGAACTTCCATTTCACCTTAAACTGCGGGATTTTCAATCTGAACCCTGAAAATAGATATCAAGTTTTGCATACCGAGTATACTCATCCctggattttctttttatgtttgttttgctTTCTGCTTTGCAGTTCGGAAACCAGTGAAGCATCAAGAAGTAACATAATTGGTGTTCCATTTGGCAGACCTCCAGGCCCTCAAGTTCATCCTTcagggtctctctctctctttctctctctcttatgttCAATGATAATTGTGAATAGTCATTTAATTTCATGATGTATGACGCATGGACCATATGTAACTGCCATCCAAATTTTCCATTTGTAATGGCTAGTTTTAGTTTGTTTCCCGCTTCTTTTCTGCCCGCTTTGTGCATTATATTACAATATACCTCATTATTCTTTTTAAGCAAAATGGAAATTggtaattttggtttttgagtgTGCTTTGGCCATAGCTTTTAGAAAATGAAGCTAATTTTAATTGTATTAAAATGTATCATGATAGTGCTGCTTTGTACATGGCAAGTCTAGTTTGTTAACTTTATTCAAGGTTAAGCTAGGTAAGAGCTTATACATTCATGTGGTACATTAGCTTATAAAGGGGGAATTTAATTTCCTTTGCTATGGAAAACCTTGGTTCCCTGTAGGGGGGTAGGGGGATAAGGTAGTCCTTTTATGAATATTATGTTTTTCTCTGGAATCATGCCATAATGCATATTTCATACTTGAACGGAATCATGTTCGAAGAATGCTAGTTTTATAGCCTAAACAATTTACTTGATGATTGTGGTATATAgaccttttgtttttgtattccATTGGTCACTCATCCAAGTATGAGGCTCACCAAATGTCTTGTGATGTGCTTTATAGAATCCTATATCCTTCTATAAATCCCATTGGTGGTAGTGATCTCTTTCCTGGGCCTGGTGCTGGAATGTACCCAACCAGGTAGTTTTGCTTTCACAAATCTTTGTTTTGTCGATCTTTGCCAACCTTTCCAGTTGTTGTACTGCTCAAATTGCATATGTTTATACTAATTCAATTGTTCTTCAGGGGTGATTTTGGAATTGGTGGGAGCATGCTTCTAGGTGAGTAAGATGATgaggcttttatttttatttttatttgttttgcatTTCTTCATTAATAAAGTTCTTTTTATGTGGAAGTAGGACCCAATGATCCAAGCTGGCTTGGTGGAGTTGCGGGAGATCCTGCTTTCCCTGGAGGACAACTGTGAGTTCAGATTTCTCTTCACCCCCAGCGGGATTTGCCAATCATACTGCTTGGTTTCTGATTGTAATTGGTTCTTTTTAAACAGGGGTGTACCTCCAGGTGCTCGTTTTGATCCCTATGGCCCACCTGGTGTTCCTGGTTTTGAGCCTAATCGTTTTTCAAGGTATTATATCAAAATCTGAAATTCACCATGATAACTGAGTAACTTTCTAAAGCTCTACTAAGATTTTAGTTGGAGCTCAagttaaaatatgaaatagagTGATCGTATTGGATTCAAGTGTGGTAGGTGGATTAGAAGAtttcattagatttgtgggaaAATGtgttagttttaaagaaaatcatcaAACTATTGCCTTGAGTGGTCTGATTTCAAATCGttctttgtatttttagtttttgcaAGTAAAACACATTGTTTTACCTACATGTCAAATAGATCATGCTGTCCTTTTTCtatcatttaaaaatgaaaaaaataaaaaaatccatgtGAAATTAGAATcataccccaaaaaaaatttgaagaaaacaaggGAGAAAAAGGGGGGGGGCGCTTAGGGGTTATATTTTTGGGGTTTCATATTTAATACACCACCTTTTTGATTCAGTTCTAAAAAACTGTTATTGATCCTTTCTTtgcttattttaaaaagtgtaagGCTTTAGGCATGTTTTCAGTCGATTTATTCCATTACATGGGGGAGTTTGTATGATCTGGGGTGGGATAGATTTACTGTGTGTTTATACCCATAGCGAAAACATAAAagtagtaaaaattatttttaagttcCCAAAACATTGTTTATTGTGCCTGTATTTTACTTATTCTAGGAAGAACCGGGTTGTAGGTATGTTCTGGGTCTAATTATCCCATTGCATCAGGGTGTTTGCATAATCCAGCGTGAGATGATTTTACTACTTTTGTGTGCATTTGAACAAAGTATGGTAGTTTAAGGCTGACATGAGCACTTCTATAAAATCTAAATGTAGCAGATTCCAAAGCCACTGGATTGAATTGAACTTAAATCTCCCCTCCCTCCCCCATCTTCAAGTAAAGTGTAACATGTATGTTGACCTGATTCACTTGCTGAACAGGGGTAAATGGACCTGGAGTATGACGGGTCATAAGTGAAAGGATTCGTAAAAACATCTCTCACTCTTCGCTCTTGAAACGATTCTGTGTTCTGGTGTCCAGGATTCTAATTGCAACACCAAGCATTTAACATGATTTCCTTCATTTTTGTTGCAGAGCCCCACGGAGGCCTGGGAGTGGGACACATCCCGATCTCGAGCATTTTGGGAGCGGTTCAGATTTTATTTAGAACTGTGTTTCAATAAACTTTGTTCTCTCGTCCGCCATCCATTTTATGTAAACTTATGGAATTTCAGCCCTAACGAGACATGAAAAGGATGCATCATCTTCCCCTTTTATCCAGCTATGTATTTAATTCTCcctaattttgtttgttttggggCTCACAGCTATGTATATATGTTATCGAGTTTGaatatgatattataataaCTAGATTTGCGATCTGGGTAATAGTTGCTTGAGGATATAATTACTCTCTTTGTTGTGAAAATATACGAATaaagaattagaaaaaatgcaaagcagtATTGGATAAGTCTTCAAGagttatttatcttttttttttggttttgtgttgGGGGTAGTTGAGGTGCAACCCTTTCCACAAGTGTTCTATTGAAAGGGGTTGATTGTGAAGGTCAGCTAAAAACGACGAGGCATCACGTTGACGGTTGACCAATGTTTTTCAAGGGAAGATCAACTTTCTTGGGAGTGTTTTATCAGGTTTGAAATGTGTTGTAATATCTCTCGAGTGGACAGATGGATCGAATGTGGACGGTCTTCTAATAAGATTGCACTTGGCAGTTGCCTTGATATCAAATGGATTTTAATTTTGGGTAATTAAAGTTAATGAAGAGATGTGATACTTTTAAGTCTTCCATGCCATAGGTTTTGATGATTGTTGTCCTCTTGGGTGAGATTGAGAATTTTGTTATTGGGCTGTTCGGATTTTACATAGAAAAACTGTGACTTGTGAGATTTATTTGTCTTGAGTCTATTCTAAACTGTTCAGAAGCTTTCGATTGCTACAACTTTCTTTATTAAGTTAAAAATTCGGACAACCTAATAGCAGAGAATTTTCATCCCTTTCGATGATGTGCTAAAAATtgtaccttttttatttttttgaattttccttttaacaTTATATTTTTAGGCAAGGGAAATTTTAATGGCTCGTTTACcatggtataatttttttaaatgatttttttttttttttggttctctttTATTTGGTGCAACTGAAAATTATCAATTAGAAGGAATATTTTTGATGATCAATGAAAAATTCTATTTGCATCATTTTTTGGAGTAAGCTctctcccctcccctcccctcccccaCCAATATCGCTTAACCCTTCTATGTGCTGCCATGACTTCTCCTCTTCCTTTCCCTCCTCATTTTCTCCCCTTCTTTCTTGCCCTTCTTCCACCGGAGCCCGTgagtgtgtgttttttttttttttcttttaacattgAGATTTTCAGTGCCACCAAGTAATAAGACATAATTTTCGAAGTctaaaaatcaaatgaaaagaaaaagaaaaagaaaaattgagagagaaataTTATGTGGCTTTTCCCATTGATTTGAACTAAAGATTTCAGATTCCCATTGATATGGATCAGATATGTAAAAGATAAATAAGCAAATAGACAAATACAAGGGCAAACTTTAAAAATCCTCTTTTTAACTACTTATGAATTAGCAATTATATATTAACAACTGAAGGAAAAGAATATCTCGGGGATGTAGCTCAGATGGTAGAGCGCTCGCTTAGCATGCGAGAGGTACGGGGATCGATACCCCGCATCTCCACTTTTGACCTGTTACTTTGCGTacttttgaatttattaaaagTGATATACTTTGAGGTTGCCCAATAAATCCACAGGGTGAGCGTGCCGGAGTGGTTATCGGGCATGACTAGAAATCATGTGGGCTCTACCCGCGCAGGTTCGAATCCTGCCGCTCAcggtttttatttttgcaccaatttattctttttcttccccAAGCCCTTCACCTTGGACTAATAAAGATCGAGGAAGGTTATacttacttttatttttcacacttttatttttaaatataccttgaaaaattaacttttgttaatgttttagTTTTGCCCCTGCttataggtggcttttaaaatcaatattggatatgagatggatctttaaaagtcatatataaatgtaaaaaaaaaaaaaaaaaacctatgtaaAGAAATTAgtgtaaatataaaattatccCTAAAGATTatagatagtttttttttttttttttttttttgacttatccacacaaaatgaagaagaaaattcgaactagtgacctccacttcattaggaaTAGtcacaaccgattgaactatctcttaGGGACATAAATAGTTTCTTGAGTGGTGGAAGTTGCCGTAAGAGTAGGGTTAGTTTGAGCCTTAAAAGGGTCATTAATAAAGGTTGAAGTTGAACCGAGGATAAGAAAAGGAGATGTGCAAACTGTATAGCTGAGTGGTGGAAGTTGCCTTAAGATCGAGTACAGTTAGACTTTAGAGGATTAGAGCATTAAAGGGTCATTTAGTACCCAATTGCAACTTCGCAACCTCCAGGAAGTTACGCGGATATGgacttttttggtgtttttcgaCAAGGACGTGCTAATCTGTATTTAATGTTAAACTATACTTATTTTTGATTGAGTTGCTACCTTTGATTTATTGTCGTATATTTTTGTACAATTATTCTgtcaaatattaattataattgtatGACTTGGTGTGATTATCTTTTCCTAAACCGTCTTCTAGATTATCTCAAAAACTGCATGCGGTTCCTTTGTCGGTCAGCATATGTGCCAAGATTCTAATCAATCTAGTCTTTCATTTTGACACATTCTTTATTTGTAATGAAATTTTTGTTAGGCTACCCTACCCTCTTAGCTTTTTTTAATCTCCATTCAccacccccccacccccaaaaaaatctagaaaacaacaatagaaaataataaagaatttGGTAAAACTGGTTGTAACGGCCCATTGTGCTAAGTTGAGAGAGCACAGTAATTCGCGCTCCTATCAATCTTGAATGCTAACCAACTAAAGAGAGAATTGAGAAGATCAAGAGTGTTCGAAATAGTAGGGACAATTCTCCAATCAGTTGTGCGGTTTCTAAGTTGGAGACTAACTGAGGGGGAATCCCCTTTGAAGATGACTTGAGAACAATTAAGGTCTAAGGATGTTTTAACAGCTAGGTAGAAGGGCTGCAAAAGCCTCACCTTCATTTGGGGGTGCACAAAGAGTGCAGTGTGGCTTGGGTAAACAAAATGGATCCATCATGACAAGAGCCGACTACATCTAAGGAAGAAAGGTTGGATTTTATAGCAGCATCAAAATTGATAACTGTTCAAATGTGATATTCAAGTACTTTTGAGAACTTAGATATGAGAGCCGCATAAGAGCCGTCGTTTGAAGAAGGTTCGAACACAATCTATATTGGATAGATCCGAGAGCTTGAATTGTTACTCTGGTCATTCCATTAGGAACTACGTCATCTAGAAAATTGTGAAACCGCAATACGTGTTCAAACACTTTACTAATCTGTTTAAACGATGTTGCCTTTAACTGTATTTTTTAGAAACCGACTTTTACTTAAACCTCAATTTTTCTTAGGACCTATATAACCATCTTTTGCATGATTTTTAAGAAGACCCCGAGGCTAATATTTTATGAGCTAAGATAGAACCCTTGCATCTTTATGCTTTTaattcattactttttaaagATTTTCTTTTAACCACACAAATTCACAAAAACCTTCAAGCTATCGGAGTTTCTGGGTTATAGAGGAGACTGAGTAAAAGATTGACTAGAGTTCTGAAGCTACTGCGAGGTAGAAGAcaaattgattgtttgtttgGTATAAGTCAAATTTTTAATACAAACGTTTTTGTAAGTataaattgattgtaattgtaatCTTTTATAGTAGATCAGTTTCGTGAGTTTAACtatcttaaaattattttacttttaaagagcTTTTCACTTTATCATCAAAATTATTGTACTTGATTTATTATTTGCTTTTGTTAATTTGGGCTATTTTGTGTGATTACACTTATTCACCCACTCGTAGCATTATTGAAGGTCTTTGGGTGAATTTCGCATTCAAACCAACGTGCTTTCTTACCAAATaacataaatacataaatttaaaaagaaaagaatgtcCGGTTGGATATGCCAAGCAACAACAACCTTTGTTGAGGAGGAAAATTTACCCAAAGTTTCTCCACTCAGAAAAACTGGAGATTTTGTTCAACGTGATCCCCTCCCTACTCCACTTTCTcgagaaaattttctttgatGCCAGCCAATCAGATGCTTCTTTCCGGTGTGAACCAATCACTCAGAAGATAACCCAATGATAAGACATAATTAAAGACAAAATAATATGACATTGTCGTATGTTCTAGACAGGAGGTGGAGTAGTAGGCCCCTTCTCTCCCTGTTGACCCCAAAGTCTTTACAGAGAGAAGGAAGCTTCCAAAAGATACCTGCCCCACTAGAGACGTAAATGTCTTGGAAAACGTGTGGCACGGCAGAAGCCAGAAAGCCACCACCCTTCTAGATTTCTACAAACAATTATTTCGAATCTCTCCCATTAAACTAAGCAATCAGCCCCATCACCATCTTCTAGTAGTATATAACAATCGTACACCCGGTATTTCGAAGAAAAGTCATCGCCATTCGCCAGCCTTTTTCCGTCTGGTTTTAAACATGGCATCTTTTGTGGGCATATATGACTAAAACCCTAGAGGTTTatttctgtcaaaaaaaaaacaagcacaTATGGGTATTCCTAAGCAGCAGCTGCTTATTCTGCTGTTCCTTATAACGCTTGTTTCATCTTACCAGAAACCCAGAGTTGCAGAAGCAAGGGGGCTTTCTTTAATGCCTCAACAAGGTAAGAATTACCACAAAACCACTTCTgtttctcttaatttcttaCTGATATGAATGAAGGCTTATTATATTAGTATGTAATTACAGCAGGATCTTCAAGCTTTTTCTCAACGCTGGGGCTTGTTTGCAAGTGTTGTGATGGAGATAAAGGCGAGTGCACAAGTACATGGACAAAGTCTTGCTCTAAGCTCCAATGTTTTCCCTGGAAACTAGACAAGgttctgtaatttttgttttttcctggTGTACATACTAAATAGTTTTAGTAATTGGTATAAAATTAGTGGGTTATTTCAACTAATTTCGTTTTAGATTCTGTATTTATGCTACACCTCTTACATAATCAAATTGAATGAGTCTCTGTTACAACAATAAATTCTCTgatcatgccaaaaaaaaaaaagaaaggggaaaaaagaaaagaaaagttctcCGATGTTCCTTATGCTGCTGGTCGGCGAATGATGAGTAAATTATAAGGGCCGATTGTGATCGCATTTGATGGGGTTAAAATTTCGTTTaacattcaaagaaaaaaaagtagtcatttagtaaaaaaattaaaagcgcttttaaatgttcaaaaagcctaaaaaagttaaaagtgtgttttggtcatttttaaagtaaaaatgtcaaagaaaaatttttaaatttttttaccaaacagaccAGCTTTTGGTTTGCCACAActttttagatattaaaaatacttttatttttcataacgAAATCTCAAACGTAGcctaaataacattactaataaattatattgaattgaataattataAATACTCTCATCTCATTAGGTTGACATGGCACTGCCTAttagtcattgattttttttttttttttttaaaaaaaaattgatacaaAGGCTTGTCTACATTCAACCTTGTGAGATGGAAGTTGAGTAATtggcaattttctttttttgtaataacACGGGctacaagaaaaagagaaacaagaaacaagacTAGGAGGTGAGTCTTTCCTACTACAGATAGAGATAGAAGAACTAGAGGAGATAGAGCTGGGAATACAGCTAGAGAAAGGTTTGGTTGCAGCCCAATTTGCTGCATAGTGGGCACAAAAATTTACACTTCAATTAATATTCTAAGTTTCCCAAAAAGATGAGGAAGGAATGACGAAGATGATGGAAGCAATATATGGTCAAAGAAATGCACCAGTCTTAGGTAAGATCCAGATTCTGAATAGCAAGAGTGTTGTGAGTACACTTATGAGTGttgtgtctcacattgagaaaatataaaaaaaaaatagagtgcttaatatacctaaatggaccttagcccattaacttaagcttttggactagagttgtgttcaattatgtatattaatgtactcttggtaaaaacttcataactgctttatctcccaacaaatgatatcaaagtcatgattattttattgggacgAGTGTTTAGACGCGTTgggtttagagttgtgtctcAATCTACAACTCTTGACGTGAGACACTCTtggaaatataaaaagattGGCAAGCGAGCGGGAGTTGagtcaatgtgaagagactcacaagtgaggaggagattgttgtgaatgcacttgtgagtgttttgttctgtcccacattgagaaaatataaaagaaaagagtacttaatatacttaagtggaccttagcccattaacTTAGGTTTTTAGGCTAGAGTTAtgttcaattatatatatattactttgaGTAAAAAGTCCATAACAGATTTATCTCCCAACAAAGAGCAACAATAATGAAATCTCCTTCCCGAATGAAATGAGACAAACCCAGAGAAACTGCAAGATTGGTTGCCAATAGAGCCTGCCATAGCTTTCCTTATCATTTGGGGAAAAACAGCTGAGACCCTCTAGGGTGTTAGCTTAATGGGTTTGGATATTTCGAAATAGGCCCATATAGCCAGACTGCAGATCATTAGTTTGATTGCCTGCAGTTCATGAAAGGATAGGCCCTGCTCTGCTGTAATGGGCCGATGGACCATGAATAGGCCGGTCCGCATTGGTGCATTACTATCTTTTTCAGGCTTAATGAACCAATACGCAACAATTCTTATCATTGAGCAACAGCAAGATTAATGAACCAATACGCAAAAATTCCTATGATGGTAGAAGGATGGATGTCCAAGAATTGAGCTATACAAAAACTTTCACGGCATGATTGTTGATAAAACCATTGAAGAGTACTTCCCACGTACAAGTGAATATCTTGGAGGCAATATATACACAAAATTAATAACTTTCATACTTATCGACTTATCGTTTAGTTAAAATGAATACTATTAATGTTTTATCTGatttattaattagttgatAACTTTTTGTTTGGATCAAGATGGAGTGAAAGGGAATAATGCATGTACTACTCTATCCTTATCCTTATGGTGTGCTTGTGACAAAAGGAGAGACTTCAAAACAGTCATCACATTTGTCTTCACcaaatattttatctttttcaacTGTAACCCTTTATTACCCCTTACTTAATTCTTCAGATGTgacagaaatatatatatatatatagtacttatcctttactttttatttgaaaagttaaaatctgttttttaattttttaattttatttgatattaaatTAAGGAAGATAATGCATATCAAAGAATCAGATATTTTATGAAAGACTACGAATATGGtgggattaaaaaaataataaaaagtagaTACAATTCTTGCACCAATTGATATGAGATCGAGCACTTGGTGATGAGTGGGACCATTTCTCTCGTGCTCTTAAGCC
Above is a genomic segment from Corylus avellana chromosome ca9, CavTom2PMs-1.0 containing:
- the LOC132162048 gene encoding probable proteasome inhibitor isoform X2; this translates as MANEKTVMAVIRAARPSFRNNHDKIAFAVHASFLASGYVLTATGPAASSDTAFSSPSTDEVGMDNWQELDDEYAFVYTNPEKGSKKVLVKCLAMHDKLLVDALAEGASEPVHLEISVGDYAVENGGTNYSTRFKNLEELVKSLDALILSKLDGSSRPSSSNDSSSETSEASRSNIIGVPFGRPPGPQVHPSGGDFGIGGSMLLGPNDPSWLGGVAGDPAFPGGQLGVPPGARFDPYGPPGVPGFEPNRFSRAPRRPGSGTHPDLEHFGSGSDFI
- the LOC132162048 gene encoding probable proteasome inhibitor isoform X1, whose protein sequence is MANEKTVMAVIRAARPSFRNNHDKIAFAVHASFLASGYVLTATGPAASSDTAFSSPSTDEVGMDNWQELDDEYAFVYTNPEKGSKKVLVKCLAMHDKLLVDALAEGASEPVHLEISVGDYAVENGGTNYSTRFKNLEELVKSLDALILSKLDGSSRPSSSNDSSSETSEASRSNIIGVPFGRPPGPQVHPSGILYPSINPIGGSDLFPGPGAGMYPTRGDFGIGGSMLLGPNDPSWLGGVAGDPAFPGGQLGVPPGARFDPYGPPGVPGFEPNRFSRAPRRPGSGTHPDLEHFGSGSDFI